The Obesumbacterium proteus DNA window CAGATGGAAACCACAGCCAGCGGTAAGCACCGCCAGCCCCAGAACAGCAACTTTTAACAACGACGTCATAGTACGATGTCGCACAATTCCTCCTCGGCTCAACCTACAACTAGGTTCAGCAGTTTACCCGGAACGTAAATCACTTTACGAATGGTCACGCCGTCGAGATATTTGGCGACCTGAGCTTCTTGACCTGCAAGTTCGCGAACCTGCTGTTCAGTGGCATCAGCCGCAACGGTGATCTTGCCACGGACTTTACCATTAACCTGAACCACGATCAGCTTAGAATCTTCTACCATCGCTTTTTCGTCGGCTTGTGGCCACGGAGCAACGTCGATATCGCCTTCGCCGCCCAACGCCGTCCACATTTCGAAGCTGGCGTGCGGGGTGAACGGATACAGCATACGAACCACGGCCAGCAGAGCTTCCTGCATCAGCGCACGGTCTTGCTCGCTCTCTTGTGGAGCACGAGCCAGCTTGTTCATCAGCTCCATAATCGCCGCGATAGCGGTGTTAAAGGTTTGACGACGGCCAATATCATCGCTGACTTTAGCAATGGTTTTATGCAGATCGCGACGCAGCGCTTTCTGATCTTCGTTCAGGCTAGCTGTGTTCAGTTCTGCGCATGCGCCTTTCTGTGCATGTTCGTAAACCAGTTTCCAAACACGTTTCAGGAAGCGGTTAGCACCTTCAACGCCTGATTCCTGCCATTCCAGCGTCATTTCAGCCGGAGAAGCGAACATCATGAACAGACGAACGGTATCTGCGCCGTAACGCTCAACCATGACCTGAGGGTCGATGCCGTTGTTTTTAGACTTGGACATTTTGCTCATGCCAGCATAAATAACTTCGCGGCCTTCGTTATCAACGGCTTTGGTGATGCGGCCTTTCTCATCGCGCTCAACGGTAACGTCAACAGGGGAAACCCAGTTACGCTCGCCGTTTACGCCGGTGTAATAGAAGGCATCAGCCAGCACCATGCCCTGACACAGCAGACGTTTAGCAGGCTCATCAGAGTTCACCAAACCAGCATCGCGCATCAGTTTATGGAAGAAGCGGAAGTACATCAGATGCATGATGGCATGTTCGATACCACCAACATACTGATCAACCGGCAGCCAGTAGTTAGCGGCTTCTGGATTCAGCATGCCTTCATTGTACTGAGGGCAGGTGTAGCGTGCGTAATACCATGAAGATTCCATAAAGGTATCAAAGGTATCCGTTTCACGCAGCGCTGGTTGGCCGTTGACAGTGGTTTTTGCCCAGTTTGGATCGGCTTTGATTGGGCTTGTGATCCCATCCATTACCACATCTTCAGGCAGAATAACCGGCAGCTGATCTTCTGGCGTTGGAATGACGCTACCGTCTTCCAGAGTGACCATTGGGATTGGTGCGCCCCAGTAACGCTGACGAGAAACACCCCAGTCGCGCAGACGATAGTTCACTTTACGCTCACCAACGCCTTTCTCGACCAGTTTGTCAGCGATGGCGTTAAAGCCAGCTTCGTGGCTCAGGCCGTCAAATTCACCGGAATTGAACAGCGCGCCTTTATCGGTCATAGCTTCTGCCTGAACGTCAGGCTCGCTACCGTCCAGATTCAGGATAACAGGCTTAATCTGTAAACCGTATTTGGTGGCGAACTCCCAGTCACGCTGATCGTGAGCAGGAACGGCCATTACGGCACCGGTGCCGTATTCCATCAGAACGAAGTTTGCTACCCAAACAGGCAGTTTTTCGCCCGTCAGTGGGTGAATCGCAAACAGGCCGGTGGCCATGCCTTTTTTCTCCATGGTCGCCATTTCTGCTTCGGCAACTTTGGTATTACGGCATTCGTCGATGAATTGAACCAGTTCAGGGTTGTTAACCGCACCAAGCTGAGCCAGAGGATGACCCGCAGCGACGGCAACGTAAGTTGCACCCATGAAGGTATCTGGACGCGTTGTATAAACGGTCACTTTCTCATCGCTGTCTGCGACGTCGAAAGTAATTTCAACGCCTTCAGAACGGCCAATCCAGTTACGCTGCATGGTTTTGACCTGCTCAGGCCAGTTTTCCAGCGTATCCAGATCGTTTAGCAGTTGGTCTGCATAAGCGGTGATTTTAATGAACCACTGAGGGATTTCTTTACGTTCGACTTTGGTGTCGCAACGCCAGCAGCATCCATCAATAACCTGTTCGTTAGCCAGTACGGTCTGGTCATTCGGGCACCAGTTAACGGCTGAGGTTTTCTTATAAACCATGCCTTTTTCGTACAGCTTAGTGAAGAACCACTGTTCCCAACGATAGTAATCAGGATCGCAGGTCGCGATTTCACGGCTCCAATCGTAGCCGAAGCCCAGCAGTTTAAGCTGGTTCTTCATGTATTCGATGTTGTCGTAAGTCCACGGAGCAGGTGCTGTTTTATTCTTAACCGCAGCGCCTTCTGCTGGCAGACCGAATGCATCCCAACCGATTGGTTGGAGAACGTTTTTACCCAGCATGCGTTGGTAGCGGGAAATCACATCACCGATAGTGTAGTTACG harbors:
- the leuS gene encoding leucine--tRNA ligase, which translates into the protein MQEQYRPEDIESHVQRHWDEKKTFQVTEDASKEKYYCLSMLPYPSGRLHMGHVRNYTIGDVISRYQRMLGKNVLQPIGWDAFGLPAEGAAVKNKTAPAPWTYDNIEYMKNQLKLLGFGYDWSREIATCDPDYYRWEQWFFTKLYEKGMVYKKTSAVNWCPNDQTVLANEQVIDGCCWRCDTKVERKEIPQWFIKITAYADQLLNDLDTLENWPEQVKTMQRNWIGRSEGVEITFDVADSDEKVTVYTTRPDTFMGATYVAVAAGHPLAQLGAVNNPELVQFIDECRNTKVAEAEMATMEKKGMATGLFAIHPLTGEKLPVWVANFVLMEYGTGAVMAVPAHDQRDWEFATKYGLQIKPVILNLDGSEPDVQAEAMTDKGALFNSGEFDGLSHEAGFNAIADKLVEKGVGERKVNYRLRDWGVSRQRYWGAPIPMVTLEDGSVIPTPEDQLPVILPEDVVMDGITSPIKADPNWAKTTVNGQPALRETDTFDTFMESSWYYARYTCPQYNEGMLNPEAANYWLPVDQYVGGIEHAIMHLMYFRFFHKLMRDAGLVNSDEPAKRLLCQGMVLADAFYYTGVNGERNWVSPVDVTVERDEKGRITKAVDNEGREVIYAGMSKMSKSKNNGIDPQVMVERYGADTVRLFMMFASPAEMTLEWQESGVEGANRFLKRVWKLVYEHAQKGACAELNTASLNEDQKALRRDLHKTIAKVSDDIGRRQTFNTAIAAIMELMNKLARAPQESEQDRALMQEALLAVVRMLYPFTPHASFEMWTALGGEGDIDVAPWPQADEKAMVEDSKLIVVQVNGKVRGKITVAADATEQQVRELAGQEAQVAKYLDGVTIRKVIYVPGKLLNLVVG